Proteins found in one Arachis stenosperma cultivar V10309 chromosome 8, arast.V10309.gnm1.PFL2, whole genome shotgun sequence genomic segment:
- the LOC130944489 gene encoding probable LRR receptor-like serine/threonine-protein kinase At4g36180, translating into MALTTATFLIFTAVAYFTTITITLTCAQQTRSTVTIAEIEALTAFKMNLRDPMGSLDGWDPSTPSAPCDWRGVLCYNHRVFDLRLPRLELGGQLTNSLSKLTQLRRLSLHSNNLNGPIPHSLSDCLLLRAVYLHNNSLSGHLPPPLLNLTNLQVLNLAHNLLSGTLIGDITDSLRYLDLSSNTFSGDIPANFSSKSQLQLINLSYNGFSGGIPVTIGALKKLEYLWLDSNNLHGTLPSALANCTNLVHVSAEKNAIGGLIPSTMGTMPKLQVLSLSTNNLSGSVPTSLLCGSSSLRIVKLGFNFLTGVSEPQSTKNCVINSVLEVFDIQQNHVVHAEFPSWLTSATSLKVLDLSGNSFSGTLPSDIGNLFMLEELRVANNSLHGEVPSGIVNCRFLRVLDLQGNRFSGSIPSFLAELDNLKMLSLAGNVFTGFIPASYGTLSALETLNLSNNNLTGTVPPEIMHLGNVSALNLSNNRFSSQVLPDIIGELKALEILNLSQCGFYGKVPATLGSLMKLTVLDLSKQNLSGELPIELFGLPSLQVVAFQENQLSGSVPEGFSSIVSLQYLNLTHNAFFGEIPPTYGFLDSLSVLSLSHNSISGSIPPEIGDCSQLQVLELHSNRLDGNIPDDISLLSHLKELNLGHNRLKGDIPNEISQCSALISLLLDDNQFTGHIPESLAKLSNLSSLDLSSNQLNGEIPVSLSQINGLKNLNLSNNELEGEIPQMLGSRFNDPSVFALNQNLCGKPLHRECANVRRRKRRRLIIFIGVAVAGLIILALCCCGYVYSLWRWRNKLRQGVTGEKKRSPTSTSTGERGRGSGENGGPKLVMFNNKITYAETLEATRNFDEENVLSRGRHGLVFKASYQDGMVLSIRRLTDGSINEATFRKEAESLGKVKHRNLTVLRGYYAGAPDVRLLVYDYMPNGNLGTLLQEASQQDGHVLNWPMRHLIALGIARGLSFLHSVPIVHGDVKPQNVLFDADFEAHLSEFGLERLTIAGAAAAEASSSSTPVGSLGYVSPEAALTGQATKEADVYSFGIVLLEILTGKKPVMFTQDEDIVKWVKKQLQRGQISELLEPGLLEIDPESSEWEEFLLGIKVALLCTSPDPLDRPSMPDIVFMLEGCRVGPDIPSSADPTTLPSPA; encoded by the coding sequence ATGGCACTAACAACGGCTACATTCCTCATCTTCACGGCTGTGGCGTACTTCACCACAATAACCATCACCTTAACGTGCGCCCAACAAACTAGGAGCACAGTAACCATCGCCGAGATCGAGGCCTTAACGGCGTTTAAGATGAACCTCCGGGATCCAATGGGCTCCCTTGACGGCTGGGACCCTTCAACGCCGTCAGCGCCGTGCGACTGGCGTGGCGTCCTCTGTTACAATCACCGAGTCTTCGACCTACGCTTACCACGTCTCGAACTCGGTGGCCAACTCACTAACTCGCTCTCCAAACTCACTCAGCTCAGGAGGCTCAGCCTCCACTCCAACAACCTCAACGGTCCTATCCCTCACTCCCTCTCCGACTGTCTCCTCCTCCGCGCAGTCTACCTCCACAACAACTCCCTCTCCGGCCACCTCCCTCCGCCGCTCCTCAACCTCACCAACCTCCAGGTACTTAACCTCGCCCACAACCTTCTCTCCGGAACACTCATCGGCGACATAACGGACTCCCTCCGGTACCTCGACTTGTCATCCAACACATTCTCCGGCGACATTCCGGCGAACTTCTCCTCCAAATCTCAGCTCCAGCTAATCAACTTGTCCTACAATGGCTTCTCCGGCGGGATTCCGGTCACCATCGGAGCTCTAAAGAAGCTCGAGTATCTCTGGCTTGATTCCAACAACTTGCATGGGACCTTACCTTCAGCTCTCGCAAACTGCACCAACCTCGTCCACGTCAGCGCCGAGAAGAATGCCATCGGAGGGTTAATCCCTTCAACAATGGGGACGATGCCGAAGCTTCAGGTTCTGTCCCTTTCAACGAATAACCTTTCAGGTTCGGTCCCCACTTCGTTGTTGTGCGGTTCTTCGTCCCTTCGAATCGTTAAGCTTGGCTTTAATTTTCTCACGGGAGTTTCCGAGCCGCAAAGTACAAAGAACTGCGTCATCAACAGCGTCTTGGAAGTTTTTGACATTCAACAGAATCACGTTGTTCACGCTGAGTTTCCTTCTTGGTTAACTAGTGCCACGTCACTGAAAGTTCTAGATCTCTCTGGAAACTCGTTTTCGGGCACTCTACCTTCGGATATCGGAAACCTCTTCATGCTGGAGGAACTAAGAGTGGCGAATAATTCTTTACACGGAGAAGTTCCGAGCGGCATTGTGAATTGTAGGTTTTTAAGGGTTCTTGATCTTCAGGGGAACCGATTCTCTGGCTCTATTCCTTCATTTCTTGCCGAACTTGATAACTTGAAGATGCTATCACTCGCTGGAAACGTGTTCACCGGTTTTATTCCCGCCAGTTATGGGACACTCTCTGCGCTTGAGACTTTGAATTTAAGCAATAATAATCTGACTGGCACTGTGCCCCCTGAGATAATGCATTTAGGGAATGTGAGTGCTCTGAATCTCAGCAACAACAGATTCTCCAGTCAAGTTTTACCTGATATCATTGGGGAGTTGAAAGCTTTGGAGATTCTTAATTTAAGTCAATGTGGATTCTACGGAAAGGTTCCTGCTACGCTAGGAAGCTTGATGAAGCTAACTGTGTTGGATTTGAGCAAGCAGAACCTTTCAGGTGAATTGCCAATTGAACTATTTGGTCTGCCAAGTTTGCAAGTTGTTGCGTTTCAAGAGAATCAATTGAGTGGTTCTGTTCCCGAGGGTTTCAGCAGCATTGTTAGTCTTCAGTATCTTAATCTCACTCATAATGCATTCTTTGGGGAAATTCCACCAACCTATGGATTCCTGGATTCCTTGAGTGTTCTCTCTCTGTCTCACAACAGCATTTCAGGTTCAATACCTCCTGAGATTGGTGATTGTTCTCAACTTCAAGTGTTGGAGCTGCATTCAAATCGTTTGGATGGTAACATTCCGGATGATATCTCGCTCCTTTCACATTTGAAGGAGCTTAATTTGGGACACAATAGATTGAAGGGTGATATACCAAATGAAATATCACAATGTTCTGCTCTGATTTCACTCTTGTTGGATGATAATCAATTCACAGGTCATATACCAGAATCCCTGGCCAAATTATCAAACTTGTCCTCATTGGATCTCTCCTCGAAtcaattgaatggagaaatTCCAGTTAGCCTCTCTCAAATTAATGGTTTGAAGAATCTAAATCTGTCCAACAATGAACTTGAGGGTGAGATTCCACAAATGCTTGGTTCAAGATTCAATGACCCTTCCGTGTTTGCATTGAACCAAAACTTATGCGGCAAGCCTCTGCATAGAGAATGCGCAAACGTaagaaggagaaagaggagaagaCTAATAATCTTCATAGGCGTGGCTGTGGCTGGACTAATCATTTTGGCACTGTGTTGTTGCGGCTACGTTTACAGCCTCTGGAGATGGAGAAACAAGCTCCGGCAAGGGGTAACCggagagaagaaaagaagcCCCACAAGCACAAGCACGGGAGAAAGAGGCAGAGGAAGCGGTGAAAATGGAGGACCAAAGCTAGTAATGTTCAACAACAAAATCACATATGCGGAGACATTGGAAGCAACAAGAAACTTTGATGAGGAGAATGTGCTGAGCAGAGGGAGACACGGTCTTGTCTTCAAAGCTTCCTATCAAGACGGCATGGTCCTCTCCATTCGCCGCCTCACTGACGGATCCATCAACGAGGCCACGTTTCGCAAAGAAGCAGAGTCACTAGGAAAAGTAAAGCACCGAAATTTAACTGTTCTTCGTGGATACTACGCAGGAGCACCAGATGTGAGGCTCCTTGTGTATGATTACATGCCAAACGGGAACTTAGGAACATTGCTTCAAGAAGCTTCGCAACAAGACGGACATGTGCTGAATTGGCCAATGCGGCACCTCATTGCACTGGGCATTGCTCGAGGGCTAAGTTTCTTGCACTCGGTGCCAATTGTTCATGGTGATGTGAAGCCTCAAAATGTTCTCTTTGATGCAGATTTCGAGGCCCATTTGTCCGAATTCGGGTTAGAGAGATTAACCATAGCAGGAGCAGCAGCAGCAGAAGCTTCATCGTCTTCAACCCCAGTTGGTAGCTTAGGTTATGTGTCACCGGAAGCAGCATTAACGGGGCAAGCAACGAAAGAAGCAGATGTATACAGCTTTGGGATCGTGTTGTTGGAGATTCTGACTGGGAAGAAACCAGTGATGTTTACGCAAGATGAGGACATAGTGAAGTGGGTGAAGAAGCAGTTACAAAGGGGTCAGATTTCGGAGTTGTTGGAACCTGGTTTGCTTGAGATTGATCCTGAATCTTCCGAGTGGGAAGAGTTCTTGTTGGGTATAAAGGTGGCTCTGTTGTGCACATCACCTGACCCTCTTGATCGCCCTTCCATGCCTGACATTGTTTTCATGCTAGAAGGTTGTCGCGTCGGACCCGATATACCTTCCTCCGCCGATCCTACAACACTGCCTTCCCCTGCAtga